AAAAACGATTACGCTCAGGTGGTACATGGAATTATTGAAGGCGATGAATCAGGCTTTCGATGACGTGGATCATTTTCCGGACGTGCCGCTCATGATTACACAGGGCGGAGATGATCTCATCGTTGATAAAGAAGCGGTGTTCCGCTGGTTCAATGCCCTGAATATCAGAGATAAAAGTTATAAGGAATGGGCTGGCCTCTATCATGAAGTGATCAATGAACCGGAGCGAAACGAGGTATTTCTTCATATGATCGGGTACATGTCGGTGACACGATCTTTGCAAGAACAAAAGCAGCAAAAAGGACATACTGTCCGATGAGAGCGCCGAAGCACGCACTGCCACTGATGGCTGACGTCTATCGACAGGTGATTCCGAGGGTCCATCAAGAGCTTGCCATCTGGAAACGAAAAGCAGACGATATACCGGATGAGGAGCTTCGAAGTCAGGCACAGCTGAGTATCCGGCATAAAACATTCCACTGTGAAGGCGGGTCGATTTTGGGTCTTCTCTCCGGTCATCACTCGAAAGAAGTGATCCGCTTTATCGTGGCGTATCAGACGATCAGCGATTACCTGGATAACCTTTGTGATCGAAGTGTCTCCCTTGATCCAAACGATTTCCACCATCTGCATCAGGCGATGCTGGATGTATTTGAACCAGAAAAAGAACAGAGTGATTATTATGCGTGCCGGGATCACACCGGGGACAAGAACTATTTAAAGGATCTGGTGACGGTTTGCCGGGAGGAGCTGGTTGCTTTGCCTTCCTTTCAGATCATTCAGCCACATTTACAGGATCTGGCTAAACGGTACACCGAGCTGCAGGTTCACAAACACGTCACTCCTGGGGAACGTGAAGAAAGACTGATTGGGTGGTTTGAGAGTACTGCGGGGCCATTGCGAGACGAGATGAGCTGGTATGAATATGCGGCATCTTCCGGATCAACGCTGGGCATTTTTTCGCTTGTGGCTTATGCAGCGAAAGATCCAAGGATGACCAGGAGTAAGGCAAAAAGGGTGTATGAAGGTTATTTTCCTTGGGTGCAGGGACTCCATATTCTGATGGATTATTTCATTGATCAGAAAGAAGATCACGAGGAAGGGGATTTGAATTTTTGCACATACTATGAATCTGATGAGGAGATGCTTCGTCGGATTGGTTACTTCTTTAAACGTGCAAAGAGGGCGATCCGATCCCTACCTGATCACCGCTTTCACCGTATGATTACAAGCGGTCTTCTTGCAATTTATCTGGCTGATGAAAAAGTCAGTCAGCATCCGCTGCTTCGAAGACAGCAATTTGCGCTTTTTCGTTTTGGTGGATTGGAATCCATGTTTTTCTATATGAATGGCCGGATCTTCAGAAGATCCGGCCAAAAGACAGATTAACTCAGGTTCCGTTTTTTCTCTAAAGCGATGATGAACGGCGGGTGATTGATCTGATTTGTGAAGCCGTACTCCAATACATGCCAGCTGGATTGGGGAAGCCTTTGGGTGAAATGACGTAACGCATCCCGTTCGTTTGCACCTCCCGGATGGCCGTGATAAACGACGAGAACGATGATGCCGCCCTTGGTGAGCCTTTTCATTAAGGCTTTCAGGGCGGTTAACGTCGTGTCGGGCAGGGTGATGACCGATTTATCAGCACCAGGGAGATAACCGAGGTTAAAGACGGCGCCTTGAACGGATTTGGCAACGGGCAGGTAGTCCGGAATGGTTTCGTGTCCATCCTGAATCAAACGGACGTGGTCGAGCGTGCCTGCTTCTTGTAAGCGGACGTGTGCAGCCTCGATCGCCTGCTGTTGAATATCGAAACCGTACACTTCCCCGGAGGGACCGACGAGCTCAGCTAGAAATGCAGTATCATGTCCATTCCCCACGGTTGCATCCACAGCTGTGTCTCCCGCTTTCAAACAAGAGGACAGCAGCGTGCGTGTGAAAGCGAGGACACCGGGGCTATTCATGAGAACCACTTCCTTGAATGGGTTGCAGATGCGCATATTTCCCCTGCCAGGTATGGTCTTCGATCAGCGCCCGATCAATCCCGTTCAATACGTCCCATTTTTTCAGGCTCCACTCAGGTCCGATCAACAGATCCCGTGGCCCATCCCCGGTCAGACGGTGGATGACCAGATCCTGGGGGAGTCTTTCCAGCTGCCGCAGGACAATCTCTGTGTATTCCTTCTGATCGAGGAGCCGGAATTCCCCTTGAGCCAGCTCTTTTGCCATGGCAGTTTGTTTTAAGACGTGCAGCAAATGGATTTTGATGCCCTGTACATCGAGATCGGCAACGGCCTCGGCGGTTTCAATCATCATCTCGCGTGTTTCACCTGGCAGGCCATTGATGATGTGGCTGCAAACCCGAATGCCGTGCTGCCTGAGTTTGGCGACACCTTCTTTGTAACAGGCGAAATCATGAGCCCGGTTTATGCGTTCACCGGTCACGTCATGCGCACTTTGCAAACCGAGCTCAACCCAGAGAAAAGTGCGCTGATGCAGTTCAGCCAGATAGTCCACGACGTCTTCAGGTAAACAGTCCGGACGGGTACCGATCGCTATGCCTACGACGCCTTCTTCATGCAGGACAGATTCGAACATGGCCCGCAATTCATCAACCGGTGCATAGGTATTTGTATAAGCCTGAAAATATGCGATGTATTTTGCGGAATTCCATTTACGTTGGAGGCGGTTTTTCACCTCATGGAATTGATCGAGAACCTTGTCGCGCCTGTCTCCGGCAAAGTCACCTGATCCGCGTTTGCTGCAAAACGTACAGCCGCCTGAAGCGATTGTTCCGTCGCGGTTGGGACAGTCAAATCCTCCGTCAATGGGAACCTTGATGACTTTTTCACCGAATGTTTCTCTGAGGTGCTGGTTCCAGGTATAATAACGCTTGTCACCGAAATGGGATGGGATCAGATTGTTCATGTTTAATTCGCTCCTTCATACACTGTATTTTTCAATCCTATCACAGATTCGGACTGCCTTGACATGCGGCTTATAAAATGAATACAATATAAAGCAGGATGGAAGACGTGTCGCGTGTCGTTCAGCTCCATTATAATGAGGCATCTTGTCCCTGGGGATAGGCTGGGGACATTTTTTACATAATAATGAAACAATTCGTTTGGTTCGATTAATGAGGAGGTTGTACAGATGGCATTTGATCATCAGGCCATTGAAAAGAAATGGCAAGAGCTTTGGGAGTCGGAGAAAACATTCAGGACAACGGAAGATACCAATAAGGAGAAATTCTACGCGTTGGATATGTTTCCCTATCCTTCGGGTTCGGGTCTTCATGTGGGGCACCCTGAAGGCTACACAGCGACAGATATTCTTTCGCGTATGAAGCGGATGCAGGGCTATAACGTGCTTCATCCGATGGGTTGGGACGCTTTTGGTTTGCCTGCGGAACAATATGCACTGGACACAGGGAAACATCCCCGGGAGTTCACCGAAAAAAACATCGATACGTTTCGCCGTCAGATTAAGTCGCTTGGTTTTTCCTATGATTGGGACCGTGAAATCAACACAACGGATGAAAAGTACTACAAGTGGACGCAGTGGATTTTTATTCAACTCTATAATCAGGGACTGGCCTACATCGATGAAGTGGCCGTGAACTGGTGCCCGGCACTTGGCACGGTACTCGCCAATGAGGAAGTGATCGAAGGCAAAAGTGAACGGGGAGATCACCCGGTGGAAAAGCGTCCGATGAAGCAGTGGATGCTCAGAATCACGCAATATGCTGATCGTCTGCTTGAGGATCTGGAAGAGCTGGACTGGCCGGAAAGCATTAAGGACATGCAGCGTAATTGGATCGGCCGCTCGGAGGGGGCGGATGTGACGTTCACATTCGAAGCAACCGGCGAAGAGGTGACGGTGTTTACAACCCGTCCTGACACCTTATACGGTGCAACCTACATGGTCCTTGCGCCGGAACATCCCGCAGTGGAAAAGGTGACGACCGCAGACCGTAAATCCGATGTTCAACAATACATCACCAAGGTCACTCATAAATCAGAGCTGGAGCGAACAGAGCTCGCTAAGGAAAAAACAGGCGTGTTTACCGGCGGCTATGCGATCCATCCGGTCTCCGGTGAAAAAATACCGGTATGGATTGCTGACTACGTCCTGATCAGTTATGGATCCGGTGCGATCATGGCGGTACCCGGCCACGATGAGCGGGACTATGAATTTGCGAAAGCCTTTAATCTGCCGATAAAAGAAGTGGTCGAAGGCGGGGACCTCAATAAAGAAGCCTATGCAGGTGACGGACCACATGTCAATTCAGACTTCCTCAACGGGCTTGATAACGAGGAAGCGATTGCCAAAATGATCGATTGGCTTGAAGAGCAGGGGAAGGGCGAACGGAAAGTCACCTACCGCCTGCGAGACTGGCTGTTCAGCCGTCAGCGTTACTGGGGTGAACCGATCCCGATGATTCATTGGGAAGACGGGAGCCTCGAGCCGGTGGCTGAAGAGGACCTGCCACTGGCACTGCCGGAAATGGATGAATTTAAACCATCGGGCACCGGAGAGTCCCCTTTAGCGAATAACGAAGACTGGTTGAACGTGACTGATCCAAAGACCGGACGAAAAGGTCGACGTGAAACGAACACGATGCCGCAATGGGCAGGCAGCTGCTGGTATTACCTCCGCTACATTGATCCGGACAACGATGAGGCACTGGCTGATCCATCCAAACTCCGGGAATGGCTTCCTGTCGATATTTATATCGGTGGTGCGGAGCACGCCGTGCTGCATCTCCTTTATGCGCGGTTCTGGCATAAAGTGCTTTACGATATCGGAATTGTACCAACAAAGGAACCTTTCCAAAAGCTCTATAATCAGGGCATGATTCTCGGTGAGAATAACGAGAAGATGAGTAAATCCCGCGGAAACGTCGTCAATCCGGATGACATTCTTGTCACCCATGGTGCGGACACGTTGCGACTGTATGAAATGTTCATGGGACCACTCGATGCAGCGATTGCATGGAGTGACAATGGCCTCGACGGCGCAAGGCGATTCCTCGACCGCGTTTGGCGGATCTTTGTCCAGGACAACGGGACATTGAATCCAATGATTCAGGATGCACAGGGAACCGATCAAATGACGAAAGTCTATCATCAGACGGTCAAAAAAGTGACCGATGATTTTACGGACCTTCGATTCAATACAGGGATTTCCCAGCTGATGGTATTCATCAATGAAGCGTATAAACAGGACATGCTCTCTAAAAGCCACCTTGAAGGCTTCCTGAAGCTGCTTTCACCAGTTGCACCCCATATCGCAGAGGAACTTTGGAGCCGGCTTGGTCACAGCGAGACGATCTCCTATACCACCTGGCCTGTACATGATGAGGCGATGCTCGAGGATGACACGGTCCTGATTGTGGTCCAGGTCAATGGCAAGCTGAAGGCAAAGCTCTATCTGCCGAAAGATACGGATAAAGAAACGATGGAAGAAGAAGCAATGGAAAATGAAAAAATCAAACAGACGATAGAGGGAAAAACGGTACGTAAGGTGATTGCCGTTCCAGGAAAACTCGTGAACATCGTTGCGAATTGATTGAATAGAAGTAAAAAAGATTCGGCTATCCCAAAGGATGGCCGAATCTTTTTATATACATGTTGAGGTATTTTAGCCAAATAAGAGACAAACGATCAGGATGTGGCTTGAAGATTCAGCTCTCACACCACAGGCATCTTCGCAGCGCTTATCTGGCTTCAAACGGAGCATCTTTCGTCAAATGCGGCTGAAATGATTTGGATTTGACCGATGCTTTCCAGCGGATAACCATTTTCAGTTCAACCAGCATACCATGTCCGCTGCGCGGCAGACTGACCAGCCGAGTATCCGGTGGAGAAGGCCACGGTAATGTTGTAGCCGCCTGTATAACCGTGCAAATCGAGAATTTCACCAGCGAAATAGAGACCGGCGGTTTTTTTTGAGGCCATCTCTTTCGGTATGATCTCTTTCAATGACACGCCACCTCCTGTGACAAACGCTTCTTCGATGGATAAAGTTCCCGTTGCCATCCAACGGAAAGCTTTGATCTGTTCGGTCCATGACCGGAACAGATCATTGGCCTGAACTGCAAACGATTGGTCCGGATCTATGCCCGAACGTTTCAGGCTTTCAAGTAATAACCGTTCCGGGATCATACCGGATAAGGCATTTTTTACTGCTTTTCGAGGCTGTTCATTCAACATGTCCATGACGGACCCGAAAAGCTCTTCTAAATCCCGGTCGGGAAAACAGTCCAAATCTACAGGGATATGTTTCTTGCCGAACTGCTGCCGAGTTTTGACGACATACTGGCTGCACCGGAGTGCGACAGGACCTGAGAAGCCGAAATGGGTGAAGACCATATCGCCCCGATGGGTTTTGACGTGCTTGAAAGTGTCGGGCTGTAAGACCGTCAGTGAGATATCTCTCATCGATAGTCCCTGGAGTTTCTTTCCTGAGATCAGCGGATCATGGATGCGGATCGGTACTTCAGTCGGAAAAAGCGTTGTGATCGTGTGCCCTGCTTTTTTGGCCCATGCATAACCATCTCCGGTTGAGCCGGTATGAGGTACGGAT
This Salisediminibacterium beveridgei DNA region includes the following protein-coding sequences:
- a CDS encoding tetraprenyl-beta-curcumene synthase family protein, which translates into the protein MRAPKHALPLMADVYRQVIPRVHQELAIWKRKADDIPDEELRSQAQLSIRHKTFHCEGGSILGLLSGHHSKEVIRFIVAYQTISDYLDNLCDRSVSLDPNDFHHLHQAMLDVFEPEKEQSDYYACRDHTGDKNYLKDLVTVCREELVALPSFQIIQPHLQDLAKRYTELQVHKHVTPGEREERLIGWFESTAGPLRDEMSWYEYAASSGSTLGIFSLVAYAAKDPRMTRSKAKRVYEGYFPWVQGLHILMDYFIDQKEDHEEGDLNFCTYYESDEEMLRRIGYFFKRAKRAIRSLPDHRFHRMITSGLLAIYLADEKVSQHPLLRRQQFALFRFGGLESMFFYMNGRIFRRSGQKTD
- a CDS encoding TIGR01212 family radical SAM protein (This family includes YhcC from E. coli K-12, an uncharacterized radical SAM protein.) translates to MNNLIPSHFGDKRYYTWNQHLRETFGEKVIKVPIDGGFDCPNRDGTIASGGCTFCSKRGSGDFAGDRRDKVLDQFHEVKNRLQRKWNSAKYIAYFQAYTNTYAPVDELRAMFESVLHEEGVVGIAIGTRPDCLPEDVVDYLAELHQRTFLWVELGLQSAHDVTGERINRAHDFACYKEGVAKLRQHGIRVCSHIINGLPGETREMMIETAEAVADLDVQGIKIHLLHVLKQTAMAKELAQGEFRLLDQKEYTEIVLRQLERLPQDLVIHRLTGDGPRDLLIGPEWSLKKWDVLNGIDRALIEDHTWQGKYAHLQPIQGSGSHE
- the leuS gene encoding leucine--tRNA ligase; this encodes MAFDHQAIEKKWQELWESEKTFRTTEDTNKEKFYALDMFPYPSGSGLHVGHPEGYTATDILSRMKRMQGYNVLHPMGWDAFGLPAEQYALDTGKHPREFTEKNIDTFRRQIKSLGFSYDWDREINTTDEKYYKWTQWIFIQLYNQGLAYIDEVAVNWCPALGTVLANEEVIEGKSERGDHPVEKRPMKQWMLRITQYADRLLEDLEELDWPESIKDMQRNWIGRSEGADVTFTFEATGEEVTVFTTRPDTLYGATYMVLAPEHPAVEKVTTADRKSDVQQYITKVTHKSELERTELAKEKTGVFTGGYAIHPVSGEKIPVWIADYVLISYGSGAIMAVPGHDERDYEFAKAFNLPIKEVVEGGDLNKEAYAGDGPHVNSDFLNGLDNEEAIAKMIDWLEEQGKGERKVTYRLRDWLFSRQRYWGEPIPMIHWEDGSLEPVAEEDLPLALPEMDEFKPSGTGESPLANNEDWLNVTDPKTGRKGRRETNTMPQWAGSCWYYLRYIDPDNDEALADPSKLREWLPVDIYIGGAEHAVLHLLYARFWHKVLYDIGIVPTKEPFQKLYNQGMILGENNEKMSKSRGNVVNPDDILVTHGADTLRLYEMFMGPLDAAIAWSDNGLDGARRFLDRVWRIFVQDNGTLNPMIQDAQGTDQMTKVYHQTVKKVTDDFTDLRFNTGISQLMVFINEAYKQDMLSKSHLEGFLKLLSPVAPHIAEELWSRLGHSETISYTTWPVHDEAMLEDDTVLIVVQVNGKLKAKLYLPKDTDKETMEEEAMENEKIKQTIEGKTVRKVIAVPGKLVNIVAN
- a CDS encoding tRNA (mnm(5)s(2)U34)-methyltransferase, with product MNSPGVLAFTRTLLSSCLKAGDTAVDATVGNGHDTAFLAELVGPSGEVYGFDIQQQAIEAAHVRLQEAGTLDHVRLIQDGHETIPDYLPVAKSVQGAVFNLGYLPGADKSVITLPDTTLTALKALMKRLTKGGIIVLVVYHGHPGGANERDALRHFTQRLPQSSWHVLEYGFTNQINHPPFIIALEKKRNLS